The proteins below come from a single Halobacillus salinarum genomic window:
- a CDS encoding FecCD family ABC transporter permease, translating to MIDPSILKKQRTVLMVFSVLIILTAVIGLGMGYSSVSYSRIFPTIFGEGTFKEEFVLFSIRLPRIVMTMLAGMALAVSGSILQGITRNDLADPGIIGINSGAGAAVAIFFLFFPVEAGVFVYMLPAAAFFGALITAVFIYIFSYQKSVGLQPVRLVLVGVGFSMALSGVMVVLISSAEREKVAFIANWLAGSIWGTDWPYIMAVLPWLVVLIPFTLYKANRINLLALSDSVSVGVGLSIEKERLILLLAAVALAASAVSVTGAIAFIGLMAPHLAKSLVGPRNQVYLPVAILIGGWLLLLADTIGRNLAPPEGIPAGIMAALIGAPYFVYLLLRKV from the coding sequence ATGATTGATCCTTCCATATTGAAAAAACAAAGAACCGTTTTAATGGTTTTTTCCGTCCTTATTATTTTAACGGCTGTTATTGGATTAGGTATGGGATACTCTTCAGTGTCCTATAGCAGAATTTTCCCCACCATTTTTGGGGAGGGGACCTTCAAAGAGGAATTCGTGCTGTTTTCTATCCGTCTTCCGAGAATCGTTATGACCATGCTTGCTGGCATGGCTCTCGCGGTATCAGGCTCTATACTGCAAGGCATTACCCGGAATGACTTAGCTGATCCCGGCATTATTGGAATTAATTCCGGGGCAGGAGCAGCCGTGGCGATTTTCTTTTTGTTCTTTCCAGTGGAAGCAGGAGTATTTGTTTATATGCTTCCTGCTGCAGCATTTTTCGGGGCATTGATTACAGCTGTGTTTATTTATATCTTTTCTTATCAGAAGAGCGTTGGTTTACAACCGGTGCGCCTTGTGCTTGTAGGAGTTGGTTTTTCAATGGCGCTGTCCGGCGTCATGGTTGTACTTATTTCTTCAGCAGAGCGGGAAAAAGTAGCTTTTATTGCAAATTGGCTGGCGGGCAGTATTTGGGGAACGGATTGGCCTTACATAATGGCTGTTCTTCCTTGGCTTGTCGTATTAATTCCATTTACGTTATATAAGGCGAATCGGATCAATTTATTAGCATTAAGTGATTCTGTTTCTGTCGGTGTCGGCCTATCCATAGAGAAAGAGCGGCTTATTCTATTGCTCGCCGCTGTAGCGTTAGCGGCATCAGCTGTATCTGTAACGGGAGCGATCGCTTTTATCGGGTTGATGGCTCCCCATCTTGCTAAATCTCTGGTGGGTCCTAGAAACCAAGTCTATCTCCCAGTTGCCATTCTCATTGGTGGGTGGCTTCTGCTTTTAGCGGACACCATTGGACGGAATCTCGCTCCACCAGAAGGAATACCTGCAGGAATTATGGCTGCATTGATCGGGGCTCCGTATTTCGTTTATCTATTGCTGAGAAAAGTATAG
- a CDS encoding FecCD family ABC transporter permease: protein MSDHRHSISFIKISLSSSVFIVSFIAAMVLGAADTSLKEVWFAIFSSRSSESITMLRELRLPRELGALLVGAGLSVAGAIMQGLTRNPLADPGLLGLTAGANAALAVTLAFLPALNYFGIMIACFIGAAIGAVMVFGIGALKQGGFSPIRIVLAGAAVSAFLFAIAQGVGLYYKISKDVSMWTAGGLLGTTIGQLKLLFPFIAGGLVVSFLLARQLTILSLNEELAVGLGQKITRIKSILFVVIILLTGASVSLVGNMAFIGLMVPHIVRAVFGTDYRSVLPMSAVFGAAFMLIADTLGRTINAPYETPVAAIISIMGLPFFLIIVRKGGKELV, encoded by the coding sequence ATGAGCGATCATCGTCATTCAATTTCATTCATTAAAATTAGCTTGTCCTCGAGCGTCTTCATAGTATCATTTATTGCAGCTATGGTGTTAGGTGCGGCGGATACGAGTTTAAAGGAAGTATGGTTTGCGATTTTTTCCAGCCGATCTTCTGAATCTATCACGATGCTCAGGGAACTCCGTCTTCCGAGAGAGCTTGGGGCATTATTGGTGGGGGCGGGACTTTCTGTGGCAGGGGCAATCATGCAGGGATTAACGAGGAATCCCCTTGCAGATCCTGGTTTGCTTGGGTTAACAGCTGGTGCTAATGCAGCCCTTGCTGTCACACTCGCTTTTCTTCCCGCTCTTAATTATTTTGGAATTATGATTGCCTGCTTTATTGGAGCTGCTATCGGGGCTGTGATGGTATTTGGCATTGGGGCTTTAAAACAGGGAGGCTTCTCACCGATTCGGATTGTGCTGGCTGGGGCTGCAGTATCGGCTTTTTTATTTGCGATAGCACAAGGAGTCGGGTTATATTATAAAATTTCCAAGGACGTATCCATGTGGACAGCAGGAGGATTGTTAGGGACGACGATCGGGCAGCTGAAGCTCCTTTTTCCTTTTATTGCTGGTGGACTGGTCGTTTCCTTCCTTTTAGCAAGACAGCTCACTATTCTCAGTTTAAATGAGGAGTTAGCAGTTGGACTGGGACAGAAAATTACCCGAATTAAGTCTATTCTATTTGTAGTTATTATTTTGCTTACTGGGGCATCGGTATCCCTTGTAGGAAATATGGCTTTTATCGGACTCATGGTTCCCCATATTGTACGTGCAGTATTCGGGACGGATTATCGATCTGTTCTTCCGATGTCTGCCGTGTTTGGAGCAGCCTTTATGCTGATTGCGGATACTCTAGGACGAACGATTAATGCTCCTTATGAAACACCAGTGGCAGCGATTATTTCGATTATGGGCTTGCCATTCTTTCTCATTATCGTACGCAAGGGAGGGAAAGAACTGGTATGA
- a CDS encoding iron-hydroxamate ABC transporter substrate-binding protein — translation MKKFIIPFLLLAAALLTACGGNKSEESASSNSSSDDAKKETITYQSEDGPVEVPADPKRVVVLSSYAGNVMALDVNLAGVDSWSKMNPRFQDQLKDVEEVSDENLEKIIELNPDLIIGLSNIKNKDKLKEIAPTVTYTYGKLGYLEQHIEIGKLLNKEEEAKAWVEDFKQRSKDAGEKIREKIGEDATVSVIENFDKQLYVFGDNWGRGTEILYQEMNLKMPEKVKEMALEPGYYAISPEVLPEYAGDYIIFSKNPDIESSFQQTETYKNIPAVKKGHVYEANAKEFYFNDPITLDYQLDFFKKSFLGE, via the coding sequence ATGAAGAAGTTCATTATTCCGTTTTTATTGCTGGCTGCCGCTTTATTAACTGCATGTGGCGGGAATAAATCCGAAGAGTCTGCTAGCAGCAATTCCTCTTCAGATGACGCAAAGAAAGAAACCATTACATACCAATCAGAGGATGGCCCTGTAGAAGTTCCTGCTGATCCTAAACGTGTCGTCGTACTTTCCTCTTATGCAGGTAATGTCATGGCATTGGACGTGAATCTAGCAGGGGTCGATTCCTGGTCGAAAATGAATCCCCGTTTCCAGGATCAATTAAAAGATGTGGAAGAGGTTTCAGATGAGAATTTAGAGAAGATTATAGAATTAAATCCAGATCTCATTATCGGCCTTTCCAATATTAAGAATAAAGACAAACTTAAAGAAATTGCGCCTACAGTTACCTATACCTATGGAAAACTGGGATATTTGGAACAGCACATCGAAATTGGCAAACTACTAAATAAAGAAGAAGAGGCAAAAGCCTGGGTTGAAGATTTTAAGCAACGATCGAAAGACGCAGGAGAAAAAATCCGTGAGAAAATTGGAGAAGATGCTACAGTATCAGTTATCGAGAATTTCGATAAACAGCTCTATGTATTTGGAGATAATTGGGGCCGGGGAACTGAGATTCTTTATCAGGAAATGAATTTAAAAATGCCGGAAAAAGTAAAAGAGATGGCTTTAGAGCCGGGGTACTATGCGATTTCTCCTGAAGTGCTTCCAGAATACGCCGGGGATTACATCATTTTTAGTAAGAACCCTGATATAGAAAGCTCTTTCCAGCAAACAGAAACGTATAAGAATATTCCAGCAGTGAAAAAGGGACATGTGTATGAAGCAAATGCAAAAGAATTTTATTTTAATGACCCGATTACACTGGATTATCAGCTCGATTTCTTCAAAAAATCATTCCTTGGTGAATAA
- a CDS encoding CHY zinc finger protein, whose protein sequence is MDARPEVKGIKVDADTRCDHYHTDVDIVAIKFYCCQSYYACYSCHEELAGHAALRWPKEKWNEKAILCGKCSRELTILTYMESERCPHCQHPFNARCSYHFPLYFEME, encoded by the coding sequence ATGGATGCAAGACCAGAAGTTAAAGGCATCAAAGTAGACGCTGATACAAGATGCGACCATTACCATACGGACGTTGATATAGTAGCGATTAAATTTTACTGCTGTCAATCCTATTATGCTTGTTACAGCTGTCATGAGGAGCTTGCAGGGCATGCTGCTTTAAGGTGGCCGAAAGAAAAATGGAACGAGAAAGCTATTCTATGCGGGAAGTGCTCCCGGGAATTAACCATTTTGACTTATATGGAGTCCGAGCGCTGTCCGCATTGCCAACACCCGTTTAATGCGCGCTGCAGCTATCATTTTCCCCTCTATTTTGAAATGGAATAA
- a CDS encoding ABC transporter substrate-binding protein: MVKSLKKLVCAPLLLSALIIAGCSSNTSTSNEGSGQENEISENNPSGDLAPLNERATVVIAEDGAASGAGFYIAKEKGYFDDYNIDVKFTKFANSDDMLPALAAGEVDIAGGISTASFFNAIAQGIDVKIVADKGHYVQGDSYFSFVIRKDLQDKIKTYQDLKGKRIAVSSKNAVDDYIFHKMLKHAGLSENDVEFVLMSDFGNMLASMGNGSIDAALQIEPLITQGIEQGVHVRFGDATDFAPEAQIAMVLASPKFINQESNISLRFMAAYLKGVRDYNDAFLKGEGKEEVIQIMTEYTALKDPELWEKVAVTGLNPDGKMFVDDIKAQYDMYQQNGATRGTFDFDKSIDTSITKRAVEIIGEYEK; encoded by the coding sequence ATCGTGAAATCTTTGAAGAAGTTAGTATGTGCACCGTTATTACTGAGTGCCTTAATCATCGCCGGCTGTAGTTCAAATACTTCTACATCTAATGAAGGAAGCGGGCAGGAAAATGAAATAAGTGAAAATAATCCTTCTGGTGATTTAGCGCCTTTAAATGAAAGAGCGACGGTTGTCATAGCCGAGGATGGGGCAGCTTCTGGAGCTGGTTTTTACATTGCGAAAGAAAAAGGCTATTTTGATGATTACAATATTGATGTTAAATTTACGAAGTTTGCAAATAGTGACGACATGCTCCCGGCATTGGCTGCCGGAGAGGTGGATATTGCCGGAGGAATTTCTACAGCTTCATTCTTTAATGCGATTGCTCAAGGCATTGATGTGAAAATCGTTGCCGATAAAGGGCATTATGTTCAAGGAGATTCATATTTTTCATTTGTTATAAGAAAAGATTTACAGGATAAAATTAAGACATATCAGGATCTTAAAGGAAAGCGAATCGCTGTTTCCTCAAAGAATGCTGTAGATGACTACATTTTTCATAAAATGTTAAAACATGCCGGTCTCTCTGAGAATGACGTAGAATTCGTTCTTATGTCAGACTTCGGAAATATGCTCGCCTCCATGGGAAATGGATCCATTGATGCGGCTTTACAAATAGAACCGTTGATCACACAAGGCATTGAACAGGGGGTTCATGTGCGTTTTGGCGATGCTACTGATTTTGCACCAGAGGCGCAGATCGCGATGGTTCTCGCTTCTCCTAAGTTCATTAATCAAGAGAGCAATATTTCGTTAAGGTTTATGGCTGCCTATTTAAAAGGAGTGCGCGACTATAATGATGCCTTCCTAAAGGGAGAAGGCAAGGAAGAAGTCATTCAAATCATGACCGAGTACACAGCACTGAAAGATCCTGAGCTTTGGGAGAAAGTAGCGGTAACGGGGCTGAATCCGGACGGAAAAATGTTCGTTGATGATATTAAAGCCCAGTATGACATGTATCAGCAGAACGGGGCTACGAGGGGGACGTTTGATTTCGATAAATCCATCGATACGTCGATTACAAAGAGAGCAGTAGAGATAATTGGAGAATATGAAAAGTAA
- a CDS encoding ABC transporter ATP-binding protein yields MREKPKISLQNLTKVFYKKGSSVTALEDISLDIEDGEFVCLIGPSGCGKTTLLRILAGLESPSIGSYEINQGEKKRPLQSMVFQERGVIPWLTVEENVAFGLKMRHLPKQQVKERTAYYLAKVGLDKFANLYPKELSGGMKQRVSIARAFANDPEILLMDEPFAALDEQNKFILQEELLNIWSETKKTVLFITHSIDEALLLSDRILLMSAQPGKIVEEKSIDLPRPRSMEQVRSDPAMADCFVEIWNHLYDQVQGSRI; encoded by the coding sequence ATGAGAGAAAAGCCTAAGATTTCGCTTCAGAACTTAACAAAAGTGTTCTATAAAAAAGGCAGCAGTGTGACGGCTCTGGAGGATATTTCCCTTGATATTGAAGATGGGGAATTTGTTTGTCTAATTGGACCGAGCGGGTGTGGAAAAACGACTTTGCTGCGCATACTGGCAGGGTTGGAAAGTCCCAGTATTGGTTCATATGAGATCAATCAGGGGGAAAAGAAACGTCCTTTGCAATCGATGGTCTTTCAGGAACGAGGGGTTATCCCCTGGCTGACAGTCGAGGAAAACGTTGCGTTTGGGTTAAAGATGAGACACCTCCCGAAACAGCAGGTGAAAGAAAGAACTGCTTATTACTTAGCAAAAGTCGGTCTGGATAAATTTGCGAATCTTTATCCAAAAGAGCTCTCTGGAGGGATGAAGCAAAGAGTAAGCATCGCCAGAGCTTTTGCGAATGATCCGGAAATTCTTTTAATGGATGAACCGTTTGCCGCCCTGGACGAACAAAATAAATTCATTCTACAGGAAGAACTGCTGAACATATGGTCAGAAACTAAAAAAACCGTTTTGTTTATTACTCATAGTATTGATGAAGCCCTTCTGCTGAGTGACAGAATTCTATTGATGAGTGCCCAGCCTGGAAAAATCGTTGAGGAAAAATCCATTGATCTGCCGCGGCCGAGAAGTATGGAACAAGTACGCTCCGATCCGGCGATGGCGGACTGCTTTGTTGAGATTTGGAACCACCTGTATGACCAAGTACAAGGCTCAAGAATTTGA
- a CDS encoding ABC transporter permease has product MKNIHAGHDPFAIEREEWKKKQLRNRFKQALTIASPIFILILWEFLSRTGMVDARFFPPPSEIVGTFLLMGTSGELFHHIGISLFRILAGFLLGVIPGVVLGLLMGLYSPIRHFFSPLIMALMPIPTLALLPIILILFGIGEVSKIVTIAGSVFFPVVINTVAGVVNIDRIYLDVARNYGAGSKDFFFKIALPGSLPVMIEGIQMGQAIALLTIVAAEMMGATSGIGYLIWTSYSAFLLKEMYVGLVLISFFGYLFSLILRAFQVKLLPWK; this is encoded by the coding sequence ATGAAGAACATTCACGCGGGGCATGATCCTTTTGCCATAGAACGTGAAGAGTGGAAAAAGAAACAGCTTAGAAACCGATTTAAACAGGCACTTACAATTGCTTCTCCCATTTTCATATTAATTTTGTGGGAATTTTTGTCGCGAACAGGAATGGTCGATGCGAGGTTTTTTCCACCGCCTTCTGAAATTGTAGGAACGTTTCTATTAATGGGTACCAGTGGTGAGTTATTTCACCATATTGGCATCTCGTTGTTTAGAATTTTGGCCGGCTTTTTGCTGGGGGTGATTCCGGGAGTGGTTCTCGGCCTGCTTATGGGCTTGTATTCACCTATCCGGCATTTCTTTTCACCGTTGATCATGGCGTTAATGCCCATTCCAACTCTCGCTCTTCTTCCGATTATATTAATCCTCTTTGGAATTGGGGAGGTATCGAAAATTGTGACCATTGCAGGAAGTGTATTTTTCCCTGTGGTCATTAATACCGTGGCAGGTGTTGTCAATATTGATCGGATATATTTAGATGTAGCTCGAAATTATGGAGCAGGATCGAAGGATTTTTTCTTTAAGATTGCTCTGCCGGGATCACTTCCCGTCATGATCGAAGGTATTCAAATGGGGCAGGCCATTGCCTTATTAACCATTGTAGCAGCAGAAATGATGGGAGCAACATCAGGTATTGGTTACTTAATATGGACGTCTTACAGTGCATTTCTGCTTAAAGAGATGTATGTCGGTTTAGTGCTCATTTCTTTCTTCGGTTATCTATTCTCACTCATACTGAGAGCGTTTCAAGTTAAGTTACTGCCATGGAAGTAA
- a CDS encoding mandelate racemase/muconate lactonizing enzyme family protein produces MKITDVQTYIAGNGWKNWVFVQVDTDEGVHGIGEATLNGFGKTVEAAIHELKPYVIGQDPFNVESHSLKMFRDVFSDGGQIQGAALSGIEFACWDIMGKVLEQPVYKLLGGKCHDSLRVYANGWYTSGPRTPDNFYHLAKQVVEKGYTALKFDPFGSSWRAVERGDFQLALDLIGAVREAVGDKVDVLVEGHNRFSVHTALRFAEKMAEYEPTWFEAPVPPQSVSSMIEVAKRSPVPIACGEDYYCKEQFAELLSHNQVHIIQLEPQFMGLTAAKQVAGMVNAFNGVTAPHSAQGPLCSIVCAHLNTATPNFFIHEIFEDFNEPWTKNILTNTVDIKDGYIQVSDRPGWGTDLNLDEISKHPYKRENFLPLFREGWEKREPVKGF; encoded by the coding sequence ATGAAAATCACTGATGTTCAGACTTATATCGCCGGGAATGGGTGGAAAAACTGGGTGTTTGTGCAGGTGGATACGGATGAAGGTGTTCACGGAATTGGAGAAGCCACCTTAAATGGTTTTGGGAAAACTGTAGAAGCTGCAATTCATGAGTTGAAGCCTTATGTCATTGGTCAGGACCCGTTTAATGTAGAAAGCCATTCTTTAAAGATGTTCAGGGATGTATTTTCGGATGGCGGGCAAATTCAAGGAGCGGCGCTTTCGGGTATTGAGTTTGCCTGCTGGGATATTATGGGGAAAGTTTTGGAACAGCCGGTGTACAAACTGCTGGGAGGAAAGTGCCATGACAGCTTGAGAGTATATGCAAACGGCTGGTACACAAGCGGTCCCCGTACACCGGACAATTTTTATCACCTGGCTAAGCAGGTTGTGGAAAAGGGCTACACGGCGTTGAAGTTTGACCCATTTGGATCTTCCTGGAGAGCGGTAGAAAGGGGAGACTTCCAATTAGCGCTCGACTTGATTGGGGCGGTCAGAGAAGCAGTAGGAGATAAAGTCGATGTGCTAGTAGAAGGACATAATCGCTTCAGCGTTCATACTGCATTGAGGTTTGCTGAAAAGATGGCTGAATACGAACCTACGTGGTTCGAAGCCCCTGTGCCACCGCAAAGTGTATCTTCAATGATTGAAGTAGCCAAACGTAGTCCGGTTCCGATTGCTTGCGGGGAAGATTATTATTGTAAGGAGCAATTCGCCGAACTGCTTTCTCATAATCAAGTTCACATTATCCAGCTTGAGCCTCAATTTATGGGGTTAACTGCTGCCAAGCAAGTAGCAGGAATGGTCAATGCTTTTAATGGAGTCACTGCCCCGCATAGTGCCCAAGGGCCCTTGTGCTCCATCGTATGCGCTCATTTAAATACAGCTACGCCTAATTTTTTCATTCATGAAATTTTTGAAGACTTTAACGAGCCTTGGACGAAAAATATTCTTACAAATACTGTGGATATTAAAGACGGGTACATTCAAGTCAGCGATCGTCCGGGATGGGGAACCGACTTGAATTTAGACGAGATCAGCAAGCATCCTTACAAACGCGAAAATTTTCTTCCTTTGTTCAGGGAAGGCTGGGAAAAACGTGAACCGGTAAAAGGATTTTAA
- a CDS encoding GntP family permease has protein sequence MESTAWLIIVACFGVALLLFLVMKTKLQAFVALMVVSFLVGLAVGMPPEKIIQTFKDGMGGTLAFIAIIIGLGAMFGEVLKVSGGAERLALTLLNKFGEKKSPWALSIAGLIISIPVFLDVALVILMPILYSLTRKSNKSLLYYGIPLLAGLIVAHGMIPPTPGPIASASLIGADLGWVILFGLIAGIPAMILAGPIFGDYISKKVHLGIPEFMQEQAAALSEKEEKGEVIYNGKELPSFWNVISIILLPIILILFSTTADVLLPEESTLRSVLVFIGHPFVALTIATLLTFYIFGTKRGYSKYEIQKLTTKALEPAGIIILVTGAGGVFGEMLVASGIGDVLANAMEKTDLPLVVFAFITAAVVRVAQGSVTVSMVTASSLVAPLLSSFDVSEPMKGILVIAVASGATIASHVNDSGFWMVNRYFGMTEGETLKSWTIMSTIVALVGFAVCLLLSLFA, from the coding sequence TTGGAATCTACTGCATGGTTGATTATCGTTGCCTGCTTTGGTGTTGCTTTACTTTTATTCCTCGTCATGAAAACGAAGCTTCAAGCTTTTGTAGCTTTAATGGTCGTAAGCTTTCTCGTAGGACTTGCCGTCGGAATGCCTCCCGAGAAAATTATCCAGACATTTAAAGACGGGATGGGCGGAACACTCGCTTTTATAGCTATCATTATCGGCTTAGGAGCGATGTTCGGAGAGGTGTTGAAGGTTTCAGGTGGAGCCGAACGGCTTGCTTTAACCCTGCTGAATAAATTTGGGGAAAAGAAAAGTCCATGGGCTCTAAGTATTGCAGGCTTGATTATTTCAATTCCTGTGTTTCTTGATGTGGCACTTGTCATATTAATGCCTATTCTTTACAGCTTAACTAGAAAATCCAACAAGTCGCTGCTTTACTATGGAATACCTTTACTTGCCGGTTTAATCGTAGCTCATGGGATGATCCCGCCCACTCCCGGCCCCATTGCTTCCGCTTCCTTAATAGGAGCAGATCTTGGCTGGGTAATCTTATTTGGGTTAATAGCGGGGATCCCGGCGATGATTTTGGCTGGCCCCATTTTTGGTGACTATATTTCGAAAAAAGTTCATCTGGGCATCCCGGAATTTATGCAGGAACAGGCAGCCGCCCTGTCAGAAAAGGAAGAAAAAGGGGAGGTCATATACAATGGGAAGGAATTGCCGAGTTTCTGGAATGTCATTTCCATTATTCTCCTGCCGATTATTTTAATATTGTTCAGCACGACCGCTGACGTACTGCTACCTGAGGAGAGTACTTTACGAAGTGTGCTTGTATTTATCGGGCACCCTTTCGTAGCGCTTACGATTGCAACATTATTAACCTTCTATATTTTTGGTACTAAGCGAGGATATTCCAAATATGAAATACAGAAGCTGACAACTAAAGCTCTGGAACCTGCCGGGATTATAATTCTTGTTACTGGGGCAGGAGGGGTGTTCGGCGAAATGCTGGTAGCCTCAGGGATAGGAGATGTCTTAGCTAATGCTATGGAAAAAACAGATCTCCCTCTTGTTGTTTTTGCTTTTATAACTGCGGCTGTAGTCCGGGTTGCCCAAGGGTCTGTTACTGTATCCATGGTAACTGCATCCAGTCTAGTTGCACCGCTGTTAAGCTCATTTGATGTAAGTGAACCAATGAAAGGCATTTTAGTCATTGCGGTCGCCTCCGGGGCAACGATTGCTTCGCATGTGAACGACTCGGGTTTTTGGATGGTGAACCGCTATTTCGGAATGACTGAAGGTGAAACGTTAAAATCTTGGACAATCATGTCAACGATCGTCGCACTCGTTGGTTTTGCCGTTTGTCTTCTGTTAAGTTTATTTGCCTGA
- a CDS encoding IclR family transcriptional regulator, giving the protein MPIIQSVERALKILDLFNEFEPELKITEISNRMHLNKSTVHSLLKTLQEHGYIEKVSENGKYRLGMKLFERGNFVIYNLDIRSVARKDLLELSRKTGHTLHLVILEGKEGVYIDKVEGTSGNVQYSRIGRRAPVHSSGVGKTLVAFRKQEEIDAILDGYHFEKRTANTLTNKPDFLKELERIRERGYAIDREENEPGISCLAFPIYNHTGEVTAAFSLSMPTPQLNDKQLEQLVPMMRQTAERISKQMGYRQGAS; this is encoded by the coding sequence AAAATATTAGATTTATTTAATGAATTTGAACCTGAACTGAAGATTACTGAAATCAGTAACCGTATGCATTTAAATAAAAGTACGGTTCATTCATTATTAAAAACACTACAAGAACATGGATACATTGAAAAAGTCAGTGAAAATGGAAAATATAGACTCGGTATGAAATTATTTGAAAGAGGCAACTTTGTAATTTACAACTTAGATATTCGTTCCGTTGCAAGAAAAGATTTGTTGGAGCTTTCGAGAAAAACAGGTCATACGCTGCATTTAGTGATATTAGAAGGAAAAGAAGGCGTTTATATCGATAAAGTGGAAGGGACATCTGGGAACGTTCAATATTCACGAATCGGTCGCAGAGCGCCAGTTCATAGTAGTGGAGTCGGGAAAACACTTGTGGCTTTTAGGAAACAGGAAGAAATCGACGCTATTCTGGATGGGTATCATTTTGAGAAGCGTACAGCTAATACATTAACGAATAAACCTGATTTCCTGAAAGAGTTAGAGAGAATTAGAGAACGCGGCTACGCCATCGACCGTGAGGAGAACGAACCTGGAATCAGCTGTCTGGCTTTTCCAATTTATAATCACACCGGAGAAGTAACAGCGGCCTTCAGCCTTTCCATGCCTACCCCTCAGTTGAATGATAAGCAGCTAGAGCAGTTAGTACCGATGATGAGACAAACTGCTGAAAGAATTTCCAAGCAGATGGGTTATCGGCAGGGCGCTTCATAA